The Setaria italica strain Yugu1 chromosome IX, Setaria_italica_v2.0, whole genome shotgun sequence genome has a window encoding:
- the LOC106804510 gene encoding uncharacterized protein LOC106804510, giving the protein MYKACKLVRGCSYASIVAAVDAAVKDGVAAMLRHRHHDWTPGMIRSALMATATTLDSRGQPIAGNAPPGSAATPIRTVLRQAQAAVAPAASAASTTRRSSWLSNGTDTRVPARTVTEVSEGPETYTAKVVAPGTLEFGGQRNERESYSVGRVPEQEGPRERAWARHARGWRSSSGRTTCVK; this is encoded by the exons ATGTACAAGGCGTGCAAGCTGGTGCGCGGCTGCAGCTACGCGAGCATCGTCGCGGCGGTCGACGCCGCGGTGAAAGACGGCGTCGCGGCCATGCTGAGGCACAGGCACCACGACTGGACGCCGGGCATGATCCGGTCGGCTCTGATGGCGACCGCGACCACGCTGGACAGCCGGGGCCAGCCCATCGCGGGCAACGCTCCCCCCGGCAGCGCCGCGACGCCGATCAG AACCGTGCTGCGTCAGGCTCAGGCAGCGGTCGCGCCGGCGGCTTCGGCGGCCTCAACTACCCGTCGTTCGTCGTGGCTGAGCAACGGCACCGACACCCGCGTGCCGGCGCGCACCGTGACGGAGGTGTCGGAAGGCCCCGAGACCTACACCGCGAAGGTCGTGGCGCCGGGGACGCTGGAGTTCGGCGGGCAGAGGAACGAGCGGGAGAGCTACTCGGTCGGTCGTGTTCCGGAGCAAGAAGGGCCCCGCGAGCGCGCATGGGCACGGCACGCGAGGGGATGGCGCAGCAGTTCGGGGAGAACGACGTGCGTAAAGTGA
- the LOC101764341 gene encoding deoxyuridine 5'-triphosphate nucleotidohydrolase, whose translation MAAPNGAAATDAVHEPPQKISKIAPLLKVKKLSDKAVLPSRGSALAAGYDLSSAAEMVVPARGKALVPTDLSIAIPEGTYARVAPRSGLALKHSIDVGAGVIDADYRGPVGVILFNHSDVDFAVKPGDRIAQMIIEVIATPEVAEVEDLDATVRGEGGFGSTGV comes from the exons ATGGCCGCTCccaacggcgccgccgccaccgacgccgtCCACGAGCCTCCCCAGAAGATCTCCAAGATCGCGCCCCTGCTCAAGGTGAAGAAGCTCTCCGACAAGGCCGTCCTGCCGTCCCGCGgctccgccctcgccgccggctacGACCTCTCGAG CGCCGCGGAGATGGTGGTGCCGGCGCGGGGGAAGGCGCTGGTGCCCACCGACCTCAGCATCGCCATCCCGGAAGGCACCTACGCGCGCGTCG CGCCGAGGTCGGGCCTGGCGCTGAAGCACTCCATCGACGTGGGCGCCGGCGTGATCGACGCCGACTACCGCGGCCCCGTCGGGGTCATCCTCTTCAACCACTCGGATGTGGACTTCGCCGTCAAGCCCGGTGACCGGATCGCGCAGATGATCATCGAGGTGATCGCGACGCCGGAAGTCGCAGAGGTGGAGGACCTCGACGCCACCGTGCGTGGCGAGGGAGGGTTTGGATCCACCGGCGTCTGA